One Bacillaceae bacterium S4-13-56 DNA segment encodes these proteins:
- the murJ gene encoding murein biosynthesis integral membrane protein MurJ yields MKSKLGLASVLFIGASFLLKVSGLIRDMVIAYYFGDSYVADAYIAAFIIPNMFILFMTTGMKNAFVPSYIDALQQSKGYQHLTQVFKGTIVVSIVVSVIGIVFAPQYIPFFYPEMNAEATEIAILVTMILFSAVLFAGMNSVLEALFDAENKFSLSMVSQIIVIMTSIVSAFLFAREIGAYSLAIGYLVGTIISLLFKLVLVVPRKMLKLRVKMDWFEVKQFYWVFIPVGITVAVGQVNLMIGSIFANRFGEGAVTYINYAKNLVHMPQGIFGVTIATIIFPILSKAISTDDNKLFKRGIEQGLTIMFFILLPSVVGMYLLMPNIIELLYQRGAFTEEATIATTMVAYYYFGSVIFFSLNNVINKGFYSLKKGHLILMISSASILLTFVLNWILTKYFDYLGIPLAASLNALFYVGATFLIFLKLVGGLNLKYLAKEFTKITLSVIIMSAAVLPLKPFIQDLGNLIQIIIVGIVGAAIFIGASYLVKVESFTILLSKFRGKKAVKKESSL; encoded by the coding sequence TTGAAATCAAAACTAGGTTTAGCAAGTGTCCTCTTCATCGGGGCATCCTTTTTATTAAAAGTATCAGGTTTGATCCGGGATATGGTCATCGCCTATTATTTCGGGGATAGCTATGTGGCGGATGCCTACATTGCAGCATTCATCATCCCGAATATGTTTATTTTGTTTATGACAACAGGCATGAAGAATGCCTTTGTGCCAAGTTATATAGATGCCCTTCAACAAAGCAAGGGATATCAACACCTGACACAGGTGTTTAAGGGAACGATAGTTGTTAGTATAGTTGTTTCCGTGATTGGGATAGTTTTTGCACCACAATACATCCCGTTTTTCTATCCTGAAATGAATGCTGAAGCTACAGAAATCGCTATCCTAGTAACCATGATTCTGTTTTCTGCTGTTCTATTTGCGGGAATGAACTCTGTATTAGAAGCGTTATTTGACGCTGAAAATAAATTTTCCTTATCGATGGTAAGCCAAATCATCGTCATAATGACCTCCATCGTGAGTGCCTTCTTATTCGCTCGCGAAATCGGGGCTTACTCCTTAGCCATCGGTTATCTCGTAGGTACAATCATTTCCCTTCTTTTTAAATTAGTGCTTGTAGTACCAAGAAAAATGCTTAAGCTAAGAGTAAAAATGGATTGGTTTGAAGTTAAGCAATTTTACTGGGTCTTTATCCCAGTTGGTATTACGGTGGCCGTTGGGCAAGTGAACCTCATGATCGGGTCCATCTTCGCGAATCGATTTGGCGAAGGTGCCGTAACTTATATTAACTATGCAAAAAATCTCGTCCATATGCCGCAGGGGATATTTGGGGTGACAATCGCAACAATTATTTTCCCGATCCTTTCAAAAGCTATCTCTACAGACGACAACAAGTTGTTCAAACGAGGAATTGAACAAGGACTTACTATCATGTTTTTTATCCTGCTTCCATCTGTTGTTGGAATGTATCTCCTCATGCCGAACATCATTGAGCTGTTGTACCAACGGGGGGCATTTACGGAAGAAGCAACGATCGCAACAACTATGGTAGCCTATTACTACTTCGGATCCGTAATCTTTTTTAGTTTAAACAACGTGATTAACAAGGGCTTTTATTCCTTGAAAAAAGGCCACTTGATCCTAATGATAAGCAGTGCATCTATTCTGCTAACTTTTGTTCTAAACTGGATCCTTACAAAATATTTTGATTATCTAGGAATTCCACTTGCAGCTTCGTTAAATGCTTTATTCTATGTGGGCGCTACTTTCTTAATCTTCTTAAAACTTGTTGGGGGCTTAAACCTGAAATATCTGGCCAAGGAATTCACAAAAATCACTCTGTCTGTGATAATCATGAGTGCAGCGGTTCTTCCGTTAAAACCATTCATACAGGACTTGGGAAATCTTATACAGATTATTATCGTAGGAATCGTGGGTGCGGCCATCTTTATCGGGGCATCCTATCTAGTAAAGGTCGAATCCTTTACCATCCTACTAAGTAAATTTCGAGGAAAAAAAGCGGTGAAAAAGGAGTCATCTTTATGA